One Chryseobacterium indoltheticum DNA segment encodes these proteins:
- a CDS encoding CinA family nicotinamide mononucleotide deamidase-related protein: MQNAVLITIGDEILSGNTVDTNSNFIATELKNIGIKVSQIITISDEIETIKETLKSAFEIGDLIITTGGLGPTRDDKTKKALAEFFDDEIALDEPTFEHLKAYMEKRGRIEILERNREQAFVPTKSTVFQNHFGTAPCMMMQQNGKLSFSLPGVPYEVKPLIKDQIIPYLKEKFNLNYISTRIVSVVGIPESILADQIENWELALPENLALSYLPVGTRVKLRLTATGIDEDMLQIQLENEIQKLFPIIGENIIATSEDKIEKILGEILHEKDLTISTAESCTGGELSILLTSNPGSSKYFIGGMVAYATEMKINILHVSESTVERFTVVSEEVSREMAEGCQNLFKTDISLSTTGVAGPGKGEDGKDVGTVYYTIRVKNHSESFKLHLPHLDRQDFAFFVSQKILQDLVGILIKK, translated from the coding sequence ATGCAAAACGCAGTTCTTATCACCATTGGTGACGAAATTCTTTCAGGAAATACGGTTGATACCAATTCAAATTTTATTGCTACCGAACTTAAAAATATAGGGATAAAAGTTTCTCAGATCATTACCATTTCAGACGAAATAGAAACAATAAAAGAGACTTTAAAATCAGCTTTTGAAATTGGAGACCTGATTATTACAACAGGAGGTTTGGGGCCAACGAGAGATGATAAAACAAAAAAAGCTTTAGCCGAATTTTTTGATGATGAAATTGCTTTGGATGAACCCACTTTCGAACATCTAAAAGCCTATATGGAAAAACGCGGACGTATAGAAATTCTAGAAAGAAACCGTGAACAGGCTTTTGTGCCTACAAAATCTACAGTTTTTCAAAATCATTTCGGAACTGCACCTTGTATGATGATGCAGCAAAACGGAAAACTTTCTTTCAGTTTACCCGGCGTTCCGTATGAAGTAAAACCTTTGATAAAAGACCAGATTATTCCTTATTTAAAAGAAAAATTTAATCTTAATTATATTTCCACACGCATCGTTTCGGTGGTTGGAATTCCCGAGAGTATTTTGGCAGATCAGATTGAAAACTGGGAATTGGCGCTGCCGGAAAACCTTGCACTGTCTTATCTTCCCGTTGGTACCAGAGTGAAACTGAGATTGACAGCAACTGGAATTGATGAAGATATGTTGCAGATTCAGCTCGAAAACGAAATTCAAAAGCTATTCCCCATCATCGGTGAAAATATTATTGCGACTTCAGAAGATAAAATTGAAAAGATTTTAGGTGAGATATTACACGAAAAAGATCTTACGATTTCTACCGCAGAAAGTTGTACCGGCGGAGAATTATCTATTTTGTTAACTTCAAATCCGGGTAGTTCAAAGTATTTTATCGGTGGAATGGTAGCTTATGCAACGGAAATGAAAATTAATATTTTACATGTTTCTGAAAGCACCGTTGAGCGTTTTACCGTAGTAAGCGAAGAGGTTTCAAGAGAAATGGCAGAAGGTTGCCAGAATTTATTTAAAACAGATATTTCACTTTCTACAACAGGCGTTGCAGGTCCCGGAAAGGGCGAGGATGGTAAAGATGTGGGAACTGTTTACTATACAATCAGAGTCAAAAACCATTCTGAATCTTTTAAACTACATCTTCCGCATTTAGACCGACAGGATTTTGCATTTTTCGTATCTCAGAAAATTCTTCAGGATTTGGTAGGGATTTTAATAAAAAAATAA
- a CDS encoding DUF7832 domain-containing protein produces MTKYDDASWHYGGDFPEGLPEKNGATHTGMFINWCINKNLHSDELKEDCENEIESLIKREITGADFVIDACDGKFSEYDLNDMGNSFAKDYYADETDFADKFSSFATDYINIFDTVAEENDFEYETFYHIEDTYENYDMMMQIIDYRFQEWKEYKILK; encoded by the coding sequence ATGACTAAATATGATGATGCTTCGTGGCATTATGGCGGAGATTTTCCTGAAGGACTTCCGGAAAAAAACGGCGCTACACACACCGGAATGTTTATTAACTGGTGTATCAACAAAAATCTGCATTCTGATGAATTGAAAGAAGATTGCGAAAATGAAATTGAAAGCCTAATAAAACGTGAAATAACCGGTGCAGACTTTGTTATCGATGCCTGTGACGGAAAATTTTCTGAATATGATCTTAATGATATGGGAAACAGTTTTGCCAAAGATTATTATGCCGACGAAACCGATTTCGCAGATAAATTCAGCTCATTTGCTACCGATTACATTAATATTTTTGATACTGTAGCAGAAGAAAATGATTTTGAATACGAAACTTTTTATCATATTGAAGATACGTACGAAAATTATGATATGATGATGCAAATTATCGATTACCGTTTTCAGGAGTGGAAGGAGTATAAAATCTTAAAATAA
- a CDS encoding PA3715 family protein has translation MMELYKKTAAFLLLLMTFSLSAQQYDDARYGVVLKQLQLNSSEVHNEFYTEKKMPNIENSYIIVVPVLFGKLEDDGFTVKNTILITDDQGKIKNKYIEDTEIISDAVMLDGFSIDTGLYKLNSSIRAFGITANYHGSSNPNPYSSSDISLYYPEDKTLKKVLDGYNLRRYGGEWDMKCSGEFDEDNSVIIVDQVKTNGFNNLKIKTESNHIISKKVNGECTEDKTSKISYKTLKFNKSVYK, from the coding sequence ATGATGGAATTATATAAAAAAACAGCAGCATTTTTATTGCTATTGATGACGTTTTCTTTGTCGGCTCAGCAATATGATGATGCGAGATACGGAGTTGTTTTGAAACAATTACAGCTTAATTCTTCTGAGGTTCACAATGAATTCTATACCGAAAAGAAAATGCCCAATATTGAAAATTCTTATATTATTGTGGTGCCTGTTTTGTTTGGGAAACTTGAAGATGACGGATTTACTGTAAAAAACACTATACTAATTACCGATGATCAGGGGAAAATCAAAAACAAATATATTGAGGATACCGAAATTATATCAGATGCAGTGATGTTAGATGGTTTTTCAATAGATACCGGGCTTTATAAGCTGAATTCGAGTATTCGGGCTTTTGGAATTACTGCAAATTATCACGGAAGCAGCAATCCCAATCCGTATTCTTCTTCCGATATATCATTGTATTATCCTGAAGATAAAACTTTGAAAAAAGTTCTTGATGGCTATAACCTAAGAAGATACGGCGGAGAATGGGATATGAAATGTTCCGGAGAATTTGACGAAGATAATTCGGTCATTATTGTTGATCAAGTGAAAACGAATGGTTTTAACAATCTTAAAATTAAAACTGAAAGTAATCATATAATAAGCAAAAAGGTAAATGGAGAATGTACCGAAGATAAAACTTCAAAAATTTCTTATAAAACCTTGAAATTTAATAAATCTGTTTACAAATAA
- a CDS encoding vWA domain-containing protein produces the protein MNTLKVLTVTASVFAFLSAGKISDNRCSSKANDKEIVESNISNQRQILGSKDNKIQVALLLDTSNSMDGLIDQAKSRLWNIVNTLTTLKYNGQAPQVEIALYEYGNDGLKDENYIKQITPLTQDLDLVSEKLFALRTNGGNEYCGAVIRDASSNLKWDGNEKSMKLIYIAGNEPFDQGKISYKDVVSKAKTKNIYTNTIFCGSREEGIQSHWQNGASLGDGKYFNIDSDQKVIYIETPYDVKISQYNSKLNDTYISYGRRGSEMKNKQTTQDSNAEMQSASNAVERTVSKSKKNAYKNDHWDLVDKVEKDKSYISSIKEEELPSELKGKSKDEIKKIVAQKSADRDKIQKEIEVLARKRQEYIDVETKKRGNSEGDDLGKAIEKSIVELAKKNGYNF, from the coding sequence ATGAACACATTAAAAGTTTTAACAGTAACAGCAAGCGTATTCGCTTTTTTGAGTGCAGGTAAAATTTCAGATAATCGTTGCAGCAGCAAAGCCAACGATAAAGAAATTGTAGAAAGTAACATTTCAAATCAACGACAAATTTTGGGTTCAAAAGACAATAAAATTCAGGTTGCTTTGCTTTTGGACACTTCAAACAGTATGGATGGGTTAATAGACCAGGCAAAATCAAGACTTTGGAATATCGTCAATACGTTGACGACATTAAAATACAACGGACAAGCTCCGCAAGTGGAAATTGCTCTTTATGAATACGGAAATGATGGCTTAAAAGATGAAAATTACATCAAACAGATTACTCCACTTACTCAGGATCTGGATTTGGTTTCGGAAAAACTTTTTGCTCTTAGAACCAATGGCGGAAATGAATATTGTGGAGCCGTAATTCGTGATGCATCATCCAATTTGAAATGGGACGGAAACGAAAAAAGTATGAAACTTATTTACATTGCCGGAAATGAACCTTTTGACCAGGGGAAAATCAGTTATAAAGATGTGGTTTCTAAAGCAAAAACCAAAAATATTTACACCAATACAATTTTTTGTGGAAGCCGTGAAGAAGGCATTCAGTCGCATTGGCAAAACGGAGCGAGTTTAGGAGACGGAAAGTATTTTAATATCGACAGCGACCAAAAAGTGATTTATATTGAAACGCCTTATGATGTGAAAATTTCGCAGTACAATTCTAAATTGAATGACACTTATATCTCTTACGGACGACGTGGCTCTGAAATGAAAAACAAGCAAACAACTCAAGATTCAAATGCAGAAATGCAATCCGCTTCTAATGCTGTTGAAAGAACCGTAAGTAAATCAAAGAAAAATGCTTACAAAAATGATCATTGGGATTTGGTGGATAAAGTTGAAAAAGACAAAAGCTACATTTCATCAATAAAAGAGGAGGAATTACCTTCTGAATTAAAAGGAAAAAGCAAAGATGAAATCAAAAAAATTGTGGCTCAAAAATCTGCAGACCGAGATAAGATTCAAAAAGAAATTGAAGTTCTTGCTAGAAAAAGACAGGAATATATTGATGTTGAAACAAAAAAACGAGGAAATTCTGAAGGTGATGATTTAGGAAAAGCAATAGAAAAATCGATTGTGGAATTGGCGAAAAAGAACGGATATAATTTTTAG
- a CDS encoding lipocalin family protein: MKTFKKIAIPVSLGIIGFLILNSCSVGIPKGATAVKNFNSEKYLGKWYEIARFDYKFEKNMDNVTATYSLNPDGTIKVQNRGYDYVKKEWKESIGEAEFVNDKSEARLKVSFFKPIWAGYNVIDIDDDYQNALVVGNSTKYIWILSRNKEIPNSIKERFLAKAQKLGYNTDDLIWVKHD; the protein is encoded by the coding sequence ATGAAAACTTTTAAGAAAATAGCCATTCCAGTTTCATTAGGTATTATTGGTTTCTTAATCTTAAATTCATGCTCGGTTGGAATTCCAAAAGGAGCAACGGCAGTCAAAAATTTTAATTCAGAAAAATATCTTGGTAAATGGTACGAAATTGCCCGTTTCGATTATAAATTTGAGAAAAATATGGATAATGTAACCGCTACTTATTCACTCAATCCCGACGGAACAATTAAAGTGCAAAACAGAGGCTATGATTATGTAAAGAAAGAATGGAAGGAATCGATCGGAGAAGCAGAATTTGTTAATGATAAATCTGAGGCGAGACTGAAGGTTTCCTTTTTCAAACCTATTTGGGCTGGCTATAATGTGATTGATATTGATGATGATTATCAAAATGCTTTAGTTGTAGGAAACAGCACAAAATATATCTGGATTTTATCCCGAAACAAAGAAATACCAAACAGTATTAAAGAAAGATTCTTAGCAAAAGCGCAGAAATTAGGTTATAATACCGATGATTTAATTTGGGTAAAGCACGATTAG
- a CDS encoding DUF4139 domain-containing protein yields MRHSILILILMVSFFKSQEIKKEIDVKQATVFLQGAKVFGSTNVTLQKGRNTVKIINLPNDLDENTYKINLEKNTTLLSITPQNNYLKNDELTDGEKKLDDERKKFQRQINLLNIQIKNLTGEQNIINDNLKVSTNDKSTPQEQLIKLTEFYRKRMLEIDNQVFLLNEQKTTFDESIAKINKQFAEEQTHKTQNRKELLLEILAENEMNLNLGLSYIVSNAGWVQSYDLRALSTKKPLEIVYKGKIYQKTGQDWNNIKLFVSTYRPSYNQNRPILSPLYVAEYAAYNNEDAKVGYMQKAKAEISNSYQMRAEVASISQIPVATVSDNQMNILYELNYNQTIVSQEKEQYVILDKKNVEANYKYHTVPKLNNQVFLMAFVKNWQNLNLISGEANIYFEDNYIGKTNITSNYVKDEFPISLGVDERIVVKRIKLEDKTAQKSFNSNKWETESYEISIRNNTKESIELEILDQIPLSENQKITIKTLNIGDGNYDEKTGSILWNRKINSGAAEKINFSYEVKYPKEMQIQYYSR; encoded by the coding sequence ATGCGACACTCTATTTTAATACTCATTTTGATGGTTTCGTTTTTTAAATCTCAGGAAATTAAAAAAGAAATCGATGTAAAACAGGCCACTGTATTTCTGCAGGGCGCAAAAGTTTTCGGAAGTACAAACGTTACTCTCCAAAAAGGTAGAAACACCGTGAAAATCATTAACCTTCCGAATGATTTAGATGAAAATACTTACAAAATCAATCTTGAAAAAAACACAACGCTTTTATCAATTACCCCACAAAATAATTATCTCAAAAATGATGAACTGACCGACGGCGAAAAAAAACTGGATGATGAAAGAAAAAAATTTCAGAGACAGATTAATTTATTGAATATTCAGATTAAAAATCTGACGGGTGAACAAAATATTATTAATGATAATCTTAAAGTTTCAACGAATGATAAATCGACTCCGCAGGAACAGTTGATAAAACTGACTGAATTTTACAGAAAAAGAATGCTGGAAATCGACAATCAGGTTTTTCTTCTGAACGAGCAAAAAACTACGTTTGATGAAAGCATTGCTAAAATCAACAAGCAATTTGCCGAAGAACAAACTCATAAAACACAAAATAGAAAAGAACTTTTACTTGAAATTCTCGCTGAAAATGAAATGAATCTGAATCTTGGACTAAGCTATATCGTTTCTAATGCAGGCTGGGTTCAATCTTATGATTTGAGAGCTTTGTCTACGAAGAAACCTTTAGAAATTGTCTACAAAGGAAAAATCTACCAAAAAACCGGACAAGACTGGAACAATATCAAACTTTTTGTGTCTACTTACAGACCTTCTTACAACCAAAACAGACCGATTTTATCGCCTTTATATGTTGCTGAATATGCCGCTTACAATAATGAAGATGCAAAAGTAGGTTATATGCAAAAAGCGAAAGCAGAAATATCAAATTCTTATCAGATGAGAGCAGAAGTTGCATCAATAAGTCAAATCCCTGTTGCAACGGTTTCGGATAATCAGATGAATATTTTATATGAATTGAATTACAATCAAACCATCGTAAGTCAGGAAAAAGAACAATATGTGATTTTAGATAAGAAAAATGTAGAAGCCAATTACAAATATCACACCGTTCCGAAACTGAACAATCAGGTTTTCTTAATGGCTTTCGTGAAAAACTGGCAGAATTTAAATCTTATTTCAGGTGAAGCGAATATTTATTTTGAAGATAATTATATCGGAAAAACCAATATTACAAGCAATTATGTAAAAGATGAGTTCCCAATTTCTCTTGGAGTTGATGAAAGAATTGTGGTAAAACGTATCAAACTTGAAGATAAAACAGCTCAAAAATCTTTCAATTCTAATAAATGGGAAACAGAATCTTACGAAATATCCATCAGAAATAACACGAAAGAAAGTATAGAACTGGAAATTTTAGACCAAATTCCATTAAGTGAAAATCAGAAAATCACTATCAAAACTTTAAATATCGGAGACGGAAATTATGATGAAAAAACAGGAAGTATTCTTTGGAACAGAAAAATCAACAGCGGAGCTGCAGAAAAAATCAATTTCTCTTATGAAGTAAAATACCCGAAGGAAATGCAGATTCAGTATTACAGTCGGTAA
- a CDS encoding SIMPL domain-containing protein yields the protein MKNILFLTSAFFFQFTFAQFSGNINYQNQVRYQENNISINVPVDNHIVISIKGMANVKADKYVAIFSLTQVAETADEVNSLMDRRLNTALNQIKINKGIETYVDMISFVPVYQYAVEKKIFSRKTYNEVPTGFELKKNLHIQFSDPSQLNEFISVLSKNEIYDLVRVDYFANSLETIKKDLMNKAKIALQEKVKNYETLLGESFANSEKSINDGFQLKLPTEMYKSYEAYNSSSLALTKLANLNQANKSTTLYYQPVFDKEFDFVINPTILEPVIQVMYEVKLVINKEKKNDNKESKSYILITPNGEMRDLNIPKSNK from the coding sequence ATGAAAAACATTTTATTTTTGACTTCAGCTTTCTTTTTTCAATTTACCTTTGCACAGTTCTCAGGAAATATTAACTATCAAAATCAAGTGCGTTATCAGGAAAATAATATCAGTATTAATGTTCCTGTAGACAATCATATTGTCATTAGCATAAAAGGTATGGCCAACGTAAAGGCTGATAAATACGTTGCGATTTTTAGTCTGACACAAGTAGCAGAAACAGCGGATGAAGTGAATTCACTGATGGACAGACGTCTAAACACCGCATTAAATCAAATTAAAATTAATAAAGGAATTGAAACGTATGTTGACATGATTTCTTTTGTGCCGGTCTATCAATATGCGGTAGAGAAAAAGATTTTCAGCCGAAAAACTTACAATGAAGTGCCAACCGGTTTCGAACTTAAAAAAAATCTGCACATTCAATTCTCAGATCCTTCACAGTTGAATGAGTTTATTTCAGTTTTATCAAAAAATGAAATTTATGATCTGGTAAGGGTAGATTATTTTGCAAACAGCCTCGAAACCATCAAAAAAGATTTGATGAATAAAGCAAAAATTGCCCTTCAGGAAAAAGTGAAAAACTATGAAACACTTCTCGGAGAAAGTTTTGCAAACAGTGAAAAATCAATTAACGATGGATTTCAGCTAAAACTTCCGACAGAAATGTACAAATCTTATGAGGCTTACAACAGTTCGTCTCTGGCTTTGACGAAACTGGCAAACTTAAATCAGGCAAATAAATCAACGACCTTGTATTATCAACCGGTTTTTGACAAAGAATTCGATTTTGTGATTAATCCCACAATTCTGGAACCCGTTATACAGGTGATGTATGAAGTGAAATTAGTAATTAACAAAGAGAAAAAAAATGATAACAAAGAAAGCAAATCTTATATTTTGATAACTCCCAATGGAGAAATGCGAGATTTGAATATTCCTAAATCTAATAAATAA
- a CDS encoding LytR/AlgR family response regulator transcription factor encodes MKIKSVIVDDEKIAREVLRNYLTKYCPQIEILGEAENIKDAVPLIAEMQPQLVFLDVEMPFGNAFDVLEATKEFSYETIFITAFSQYSLQALNKSASYYILKPIDIQELILAVNKVAESIEKKDELNRNKILLENLKLKPEKQQLILPTLQGFDVVKTEDIVRLQADGNFTQVYLTDGSKKMVCRFLKHFDDLLESPFVRVHRSHIINTNFVKSYHKSGTATLSDNSEIEVSGSFKEQFLKVFS; translated from the coding sequence ATGAAAATAAAATCAGTAATCGTAGACGACGAAAAAATTGCAAGAGAAGTTCTGAGGAATTATCTCACAAAATACTGTCCGCAAATCGAGATTCTGGGAGAAGCTGAAAATATAAAAGATGCTGTTCCTCTGATCGCAGAAATGCAGCCGCAACTGGTTTTTTTGGATGTTGAAATGCCTTTCGGGAATGCTTTTGATGTATTGGAAGCAACGAAAGAATTTTCTTACGAAACTATTTTTATTACTGCTTTTTCTCAATATTCTTTGCAGGCCTTAAATAAATCTGCAAGTTATTATATTTTAAAACCGATTGATATTCAGGAGCTTATTTTGGCGGTAAATAAGGTTGCAGAAAGTATTGAAAAGAAAGACGAATTAAACCGAAACAAAATCCTCCTCGAAAATTTAAAATTAAAACCCGAAAAACAACAATTGATCCTTCCGACATTACAAGGTTTTGACGTCGTAAAAACGGAAGACATTGTAAGACTTCAGGCCGATGGAAATTTTACGCAGGTTTATCTTACAGACGGTTCAAAAAAGATGGTTTGCAGGTTTTTAAAGCATTTTGATGATTTGCTCGAAAGTCCTTTTGTAAGGGTGCATCGTTCGCATATTATCAATACCAATTTTGTGAAATCTTATCATAAAAGCGGTACGGCAACTTTGTCTGATAACTCCGAAATTGAAGTTTCAGGAAGTTTTAAAGAACAGTTTCTTAAAGTTTTTTCTTAA
- a CDS encoding SIMPL domain-containing protein has translation MKLKHLLLVGIFAAGSLVNAQEVKKNAIEVTGVAEMEVEPDEIIFSIGIKADNKNQLADSEKLLFETLKNNGVKNEDIKFKSMYQNLYSKTTKFTKSFQFKVNAKTNVSKLFEDLNQKWVSNLNIAEIKNTKIADFRKTVKINALKAAKEKADYLLGSINKKAGDAIEITEIEDYMSDSILPVAYRSKMANVQLEAADQSMDYSFDNIENIKLKYSIKTKYEIL, from the coding sequence ATGAAACTGAAACACCTTTTATTAGTAGGAATCTTTGCAGCAGGAAGTTTGGTGAATGCGCAGGAAGTAAAGAAAAATGCAATTGAAGTAACAGGAGTTGCCGAAATGGAAGTAGAACCGGATGAAATCATCTTTAGTATCGGTATAAAAGCCGACAACAAAAATCAACTGGCAGACAGCGAAAAACTTTTATTTGAAACACTGAAAAACAATGGCGTAAAAAATGAAGACATCAAATTTAAATCGATGTACCAGAATTTATATTCGAAAACAACGAAGTTTACCAAGAGTTTTCAGTTTAAAGTAAATGCTAAAACCAATGTGAGTAAGCTTTTTGAAGATCTTAATCAGAAATGGGTAAGCAATCTGAATATTGCAGAAATTAAAAACACAAAAATTGCAGATTTCAGAAAAACGGTTAAAATTAATGCCTTAAAAGCCGCGAAAGAGAAAGCAGATTATCTTTTGGGAAGCATCAATAAAAAGGCCGGAGATGCGATTGAGATTACAGAAATTGAAGATTACATGAGTGATTCTATTCTTCCCGTTGCTTACAGAAGCAAAATGGCGAATGTACAGTTGGAAGCAGCCGACCAAAGTATGGATTATTCGTTCGACAACATCGAAAATATCAAGCTGAAATACAGCATCAAAACAAAATACGAAATTCTTTAG
- a CDS encoding histidine kinase, translated as MNLVRFFVLVFMMISVNNLYSQSKETQEVVAETSKLKKAVETKNESAEAESYYNIGETFFNDRNFSKSEEYFIKSKNIYEKLNDKQNLEKVIRKLAQSQENQNKLKSAQSNYQKASKIGYSKSKRNLNANDASRLSSPAPENKAEAIQSNIQISEKENNKQDLAASYSQMADVNIENKNIPKAEENLNTAYQISKEQAPQQALAINQKLTNFYVDNKDFDKAIEAKKSVLKENFVKENSQKKVEQIQELAEIYIKKNDPKEAIVLLKNAYDIALQKGHTLEAQKSVKKLDSLYNISENTDASVLLYRDFLGKLPDLVSKDRSLVDNKILEDTEQKISQLLQEKKLKDELIRKKNIFNYSLIGVLVLLTGLIIFIFRTLKKVQIKNKKIALQSLRREMNPHFIFNSLNSVNHFIATNNELEANQYLTKFSKLMRGVMENSSEDFIPFQQELDLLQNYLALEKTRFADKFDYEIEVDESLNTQNLKVPGMLIQPFLENAVWHGLRYRTDKGFLSLKFTKNNDFLKITIKDNGIGIEESKKQKTEHQKTREGRGMKNTLERIKLLNDLYKKNIICTVKDSENGVFVEVSMII; from the coding sequence ATGAATTTAGTTCGGTTTTTTGTGTTGGTTTTTATGATGATTTCTGTGAATAATCTTTATTCGCAAAGTAAGGAGACGCAGGAAGTTGTAGCAGAAACGTCAAAACTGAAAAAAGCAGTCGAAACAAAAAACGAATCCGCAGAAGCCGAATCTTATTACAATATCGGCGAAACATTTTTTAATGATAGAAATTTTTCTAAAAGTGAAGAGTATTTTATAAAATCTAAAAATATCTACGAAAAGCTTAATGACAAGCAAAATCTCGAAAAAGTAATCCGAAAACTGGCGCAGTCTCAGGAAAATCAGAATAAGCTGAAATCTGCGCAAAGCAACTACCAAAAAGCTTCAAAAATTGGATATTCTAAATCAAAAAGAAATTTAAATGCCAATGACGCTTCAAGGCTTTCTTCTCCGGCGCCAGAAAATAAAGCTGAAGCTATTCAAAGTAACATTCAGATCAGCGAAAAAGAAAACAATAAACAAGATCTTGCCGCAAGCTACAGCCAAATGGCCGATGTAAATATTGAAAATAAAAATATTCCGAAAGCCGAAGAAAACCTCAATACAGCCTATCAGATTTCAAAAGAACAAGCGCCTCAACAAGCTTTGGCAATCAATCAGAAACTGACCAATTTTTATGTTGACAATAAAGATTTTGACAAAGCAATAGAAGCCAAAAAATCTGTTTTAAAAGAAAATTTCGTTAAAGAAAATTCTCAGAAAAAAGTAGAGCAGATTCAGGAACTGGCAGAAATTTACATCAAAAAAAATGATCCGAAGGAAGCGATTGTTTTATTGAAAAATGCTTATGATATTGCTTTACAGAAAGGTCACACTTTGGAAGCTCAGAAAAGTGTAAAAAAACTTGACAGTCTTTATAATATTTCAGAAAATACAGATGCTTCTGTGTTGCTTTATCGTGATTTTCTTGGGAAATTACCTGATCTGGTTTCTAAAGACAGAAGTTTGGTAGATAATAAAATTCTTGAAGATACAGAGCAGAAAATTTCTCAACTTCTGCAAGAAAAGAAATTGAAAGACGAACTAATTCGCAAGAAAAATATTTTCAATTACAGTTTAATTGGAGTGTTGGTTTTACTGACGGGTTTAATAATTTTTATTTTCAGAACTCTGAAAAAAGTTCAGATTAAAAACAAAAAAATTGCGTTGCAGTCGCTTCGTCGTGAGATGAATCCGCACTTTATTTTTAACAGTTTAAATTCTGTCAATCATTTTATTGCAACCAATAATGAACTGGAAGCCAATCAATATTTAACCAAATTTTCAAAATTAATGCGTGGCGTTATGGAAAATTCCAGTGAAGATTTTATACCATTTCAGCAGGAACTAGATTTACTTCAGAATTATCTGGCTTTAGAAAAAACACGTTTTGCCGATAAATTTGACTACGAAATTGAAGTGGATGAAAGTTTAAATACTCAAAATCTAAAAGTTCCGGGAATGTTGATACAGCCATTTTTAGAAAATGCAGTTTGGCACGGCTTAAGATACAGAACTGATAAGGGATTTTTAAGTTTAAAATTCACAAAAAACAACGATTTTCTGAAAATTACGATTAAAGATAACGGGATAGGAATAGAAGAAAGCAAAAAGCAAAAAACAGAACACCAAAAAACACGTGAAGGACGCGGAATGAAAAATACTTTGGAAAGAATCAAACTGCTGAATGATTTGTACAAGAAAAATATTATCTGTACGGTAAAAGATTCTGAAAACGGAGTTTTTGTTGAAGTTTCAATGATAATTTAA